Proteins from one Kazachstania africana CBS 2517 chromosome 1, complete genome genomic window:
- the KAFR0A01590 gene encoding uncharacterized protein (similar to Saccharomyces cerevisiae PRY3 (YJL078C); ancestral locus Anc_1.292), with the protein MKLSNNALLALAALKSVHAASNSTSAVTTSSSISKSASSSSSSTSTSASSSSSASYSEYAMTEEEITEMLDETNYYRSLHEDTNNVTWSDTLALYAEKYASEYTCSGSLTHSGGEYGENLAIGYSVTGAVDAWYNEISKYDFCDPGYSSSTGHFTQLVWRDTTEIGCAIVYCGSYYGNYIVCEYNPAGNYIGEFAEEVGNLKDSTLTCSSSSSSASSTSTTSSSISTATSTTSSDASAVDADSKSTTSVVSNASTTYTTTVPVSSTSSGASATDADSKSTTLVISNASTTYTTTVPVSSGDVDADATEKSTTSVVSNESTTYTTVVKVDTETTTYCPESETSTADATEKSTTSVVSNESTTYTTVVKVDTETTTYCPESETSVAGATETTTVTDNKTYTTTVCDATSTYVSDDITYTTVYSTTTVVECTECAEAATTSKSTIVTSPAGTAATTTAASNTEAPAEAPAEAATTTEAPAAQATSVDQTSTITEVETATTVTKVLTLSSSSSTNTVQAYEGSAAVIEMSSSFFALLVIPFLL; encoded by the coding sequence ATGAAGCTCTCTAACAATGCTCTCTTGGCATTAGCCGCTCTGAAATCAGTGCATGCTGCTTCAAACAGCACTTCCGCAGTCACTACATCCAGCTCCATCTCAAAGTCCGCTTCTTCTTCTAGTAGTTCTACATCTACTTCTGCCAGCTCTAGCTCATCGGCTTCCTACAGCGAATACGCGATGACAGAGGAAGAAATCACCGAAATGCTCGATGAAACAAATTACTATAGATCACTACATGAGGACACAAACAATGTCACATGGTCCGATACATTGGCTCTCTACGCTGAAAAATACGCGTCAGAATATACCTGTAGTGGTAGCCTAACTCACTCCGGTGGTGAATACGGTGAAAATCTTGCTATCGGTTACAGTGTCACAGGTGCCGTGGATGCTTGGtacaatgaaatttcaaaatatgacTTCTGTGATCCGGGTTATTCCTCCTCTACTGGTCATTTCACTCAATTAGTCTGGAGAGACACTACAGAAATCGGTTGTGCTATAGTATACTGTGGTTCTTACTATGGGAACTACATTGTCTGTGAATATAACCCAGCAGGAAACTACATTGGTGAATTTGCTGAAGAAGTAGGTAATTTGAAGGATTCCACTTTAACTTGTTCaagttcttcttcttccgCTTCTTCTACTTCTACCACCTCTTCTTCTATCTCCACCGCTACTTCCACCACCTCTTCTGATGCCTCCGCTGTCGATGCTGACTCCAAATCTACCACTTCAGTAGTTAGCAACGCCTCTACCACCTACACCACAACTGTACCAGTTTCTTCTACATCTTCTGGTGCTTCCGCCACCGATGCTGACTCCAAGTCCACCACTTTAGTAATCAGCAACGCTTCTACCACTTACACCACCACTGTACCAGTTTCTTCTGGCGATGTCGATGCCGATGCCACTGAAAAATCTACCACTTCAGTAGTCAGTAACGAATCTACTACTTATACTACTGTCGTTAAGGTTGATACTGAAACTACTACGTACTGTCCAGAATCCGAAACTTCTACTGCAGATGCCACTGAAAAATCTACCACTTCAGTAGTCAGTAACGAATCTACTACTTATACTACTGTCGTTAAGGTTGATACTGAAACTACTACATACTGTCCAGAATCCGAAACTTCTGTTGCTGGTGCAACTGAGACAACTACCGTCACTGACAATAAGACCTACACCACCACTGTATGCGACGCAACTTCTACTTACGTCAGTGATGATATTACCTACACAACTGTTTACTCTACTACCACCGTTGTTGAATGTACCGAGTGTGCTGAAGCTGCTACTACTTCCAAGAGCACTATTGTTACTTCTCCAGCTGGTACTGCTGCCACCACAACAGCTGCTTCCAACACCGAGGCTCCTGCTGAAGCTCCTGCTGAGGCTGCTACAACTACTGAGGCTCCTGCTGCTCAAGCCACGTCTGTTGACCAGACTTCTACTATTACTGAAGTTGAAACCGCTACTACAGTCACTAAGGTTTTAactttatcatcatcttcttctaccAACACTGTGCAAGCTTACGAGGGATCAGCTGCTGTAATTGAAATGAGTAGCTCATTCTTTGCTTTGTTGGTTATcccatttttattataa
- the PRY1 gene encoding sterol-binding protein (similar to Saccharomyces cerevisiae PRY1 (YJL079C) and PRY2 (YKR013W); ancestral locus Anc_1.291) — MKLSKATLLSSLTASSVLAAPAVVTVTEHVHVAATVVVQGFVYVEDGQTQTTFVTLDGLAQPTASIASAISSNPAVSSVASSEAVAPTTTTTPTTTATPTTTTTPTTTTTPATSTTPTTVITSTTSAAATASSLSDFASSMLEEHNDKRALHEDTPALTWSETLADYAQNYADSYDCSGNLVHSGGQYGENLALGYGTTGAVDAWYDEISSYDWSNPGSSSGTGHFTQVVWKSSTEVGCGLKQCGGLWGDYVICSYNPAGNYAGEYADNVMPLA, encoded by the coding sequence ATGAAGTTATCAAAAGCCACTCTCCTATCATCCTTAACAGCTTCTTCTGTCCTAGCTGCTCCTGCTGTCGTCACTGTCACCGAACACGTTCACGTCGCTGCTACTGTCGTCGTTCAAGGCTTTGTCTACGTCGAAGATGGCCAAACTCAAACTACTTTCGTCACTTTAGATGGTCTCGCTCAACCAACCGCTTCTATTGCTTCTGCCATTTCAAGTAACCCAGCTGTCTCTAGCGTCGCTTCTTCTGAAGCAGTCGCTCCAACCACTACCACCACACCAACCACTACTGCCACACCAACAACAACTACAACTCCAACCACCACAACCACGCCAGCTACTTCAACTACTCCAACTACTGTTATCACCAGCACTACTTCTGCTGCCGCTACCGCTTCAAGTTTATCTGATTTCGCCTCTTCCATGTTAGAAGAACATAACGACAAGAGAGCTTTACATGAAGATACGCCTGCCCTAACTTGGTCTGAGACTTTAGCTGATTACGCTCAAAATTACGCTGATTCTTACGACTGTTCCGGTAACTTAGTACATTCCGGTGGTCAATATGGTGAAAATCTAGCCTTAGGTTATGGTACTACTGGAGCTGTCGACGCTTGGTACGACGAAATCTCAAGCTACGACTGGTCCAACCCAGGTTCAAGTTCAGGCACCGGCCATTTCACCCAAGTCGTCTGGAAATCCTCCACAGAAGTCGGTTGTGGTCTAAAGCAATGTGGTGGTTTATGGGGAGACTATGTTATCTGTTCATACAACCCAGCCGGTAACTACGCTGGCGAATACGCTGACAACGTCATGCCATTAGCTTGA
- the SMC3 gene encoding cohesin subunit SMC3 (similar to Saccharomyces cerevisiae SMC3 (YJL074C); ancestral locus Anc_1.295), protein MYIKRVIIKGFKTYRNETIIDNFSPHHNIIIGSNGSGKSNLFAAIRFVLSDDYSNLKREERQGLIHQGTSGGSSVMSCSVEIVFHDPDNRMILASNASIVPRPNNEVFIRRTVGLKKDDYQINDRNVTKSDIVRILETAGFSMSNPYNIVPQGKIIALTNAKDKERLQLLEDVVGAKSFEIKLNDSLKKIKETEFKKSTIDKELSELKNKLNEMEWEKLELEKFNKFDKNRKVLQFTLYDRELNDLINQIESLDDDYNSILQSSESYIQELDKRETMVNDVTMNLNTIGNHLKIKINNDLQQAKSNLAEVLNKSADINLKINDLQNQLSLNTEQSTSLMDNLGKIKNRISERQEKLNKILPRFNELTNQELKFKFDLEQLKQKQRDLLLKRSSYERFESKQERDNWINSEIKEQESNLNDLQNHSLNNLSIEYANIKASLNDMDVEINSLNESIAGNEITSNMEGLTTQYNERKRLYSEKIDQRKELWRREQKLQAILDTVSNDLKQSERNLNETMDRNLSHGIASIKEITQKLKLPPDSVFGTVGELIKASEKYKNCVEIIGGNQLFHIIVDTEETASLLMQELYRMKGGRVTFIPLNKIYNDPNITYPPADQYSSFTPLIKKLKYESKFEGAMKHIFGKTIVVKDLSYGLKLAKKFKLNAITLDGDRADKRGVLTGGYFDYHKRTRLESLKNLSDARDSHAQTTADLETVKRELAIIDSEIDKLNGELRTISNQRETILTNVEHQRVKLNNKKSEKYVLEESLQSVVLKREKVETNISIIREKVISYQHDLETDFESALSSEQKQLLETISASISKISNDLTVTSEALESITTTINTLNAELNSKLIPQQQDIESKISEIGGGSIAQDLVEELRSLESQRERLDSEQEEAKNDIYTIQNEIDGLNGEKTNNEKILEKANSQQRLLLKKIENYQKSVEKTLIKKTTLASRRDELQQKIREIGLLAEDALNDFNSLSSEDLLEKLNEANSEISKLVNVNKRAFENFRRFGEKQTELVERSRELELSKISIQELIEKLKEQKINAVDKTFRKVSENFVKVFETLVPRGTGKLVIHRTNQENSATPDLEDETNDMDIDAQPMYTGVSISVSFNSKNDEQLHVEQLSGGQKTVCAIALILAIQMVDPAPFYLFDEIDAALDKQYRTAVANTLKELSKNAQFICTTFRTDMLQVADKFFRVKYENKISSVLEIERDEAINFIRGSSRFADV, encoded by the coding sequence CACCATAATATCATAATTGGGTCGAATGGTTCAGGTAAATCCAATCTGTTTGCTGCCATTCGGTTTGTGCTCAGTGACGATTATTCAAACTTGAAAAGGGAAGAGAGACAAGGTTTAATTCACCAAGGCACTAGTGGAGGGTCATCGGTCATGAGTTGTTCCGTAGAAATTGTGTTTCATGATCCTGATAATAGAATGATACTGGCCTCAAACGCTAGTATTGTCCCAAgaccaaataatgaagtCTTTATCAGAAGAACAGTGGGTCTAAAAAAAGATGACTACCAAATCAATGATAGAAATGTCACTAAAAGTGACATTGTAAGAATCTTGGAGACGGCTGGATTCTCAATGAGTAACCCATATAACATAGTTCCACAAGGTAAAATTATTGCTTTGACCAATGCTAAGGACAAAGAAAGGTTGcaattattagaagatgtTGTTGGCGCTAAATCATTCGAAATAAAACTAAATGATtccttgaaaaaaatcaaagaaactgaatttaaaaaatcaacaatAGATAAAGAATTGAGTGAACTAAAGAACAAACTCAATGAAATGGAGTGGGAAAAATTAGAGCtcgaaaaattcaataaatttgataagaaCCGCAAAGTTTTACAATTCACCCTTTATGACAGAGAATTGAATGACTTGATCAACCAAATTGAATCGCTTGATGATGATTATAACTCAATTTTGCAGTCTTCGGAGAGTTATATCCAAGAATTAGATAAAAGAGAAACAATGGTGAATGATGTTACCATGAATCTGAACACCATAGGAAATCAtcttaaaatcaaaataaacaaTGATTTGCAACAAGCTAAGTCTAATCTTGCTGAAGTGTTAAATAAATCTGCAGATATTAATCTAAAAATCAATGATCTACAAAATCAACTAAGTCTAAATACCGAACAGTCTACAAGCCTGATGGATAACTTGggtaaaataaaaaatagaatTTCTGAACGTCAGGAAAAACTAAATAAGATTTTACCAAGGTTCAATGAACTCACAAACCAAGAGTTGAAATTTAAGTTTGACTTAGAACAACTTAAACAGAAACAGAGAGATCTACTATTGAAACGTAGTAGTTATGAAAGATTCGAGTCAAAACAGGAACGTGATAATTGGATCAACTCTGAAATTAAAGAGCAAGAATCGAATTTGAATGATCTACAAAATCATTCGCTGAACAATCTCTCTATCGAGTATGCAAATATCAAAGCATCCCTAAACGACATGGATGTGGAAATAAACTCTCTAAACGAATCCATAGCTGGAAATGAGATAACTTCAAATATGGAGGGACTAACTACACAGTATAATGAGAGAAAGCGCCTATATTCTGAAAAGATTGATCAACGTAAAGAGTTATGGAGACGTGAGCAGAAATTGCAAGCGATTTTGGATACTGTATCAAATGATCTTAAACAATCAGAAAGAAACCTTAATGAAACAATGGATAGAAATCTGTCACATGGTATTGCTAgtatcaaagaaattacCCAGAAATTAAAGCTACCACCAGATTCCGTCTTTGGGACAGTTGGTGAGTTGATAAAGGCCAGTGAGAAGTACAAAAATTGTGTGGAAATAATCGGTGGTAATCAACTTTTTCACATAATCGTTGACACTGAGGAAACGGCATCTCTTCTTATGCAAGAATTGTACAGAATGAAGGGTGGCAGAGTCACTTTCATTCCATTAAACAAAATCTACAATGATCCCAATATTACATATCCCCCAGCAGAtcaatattcttcttttactCCACTAATTAAAAAACTGAAATACGAGTCTAAATTTGAAGGTGCCATGAAACACATATTTGGTAAAACTATTGTTGTCAAAGATCTTTCATATGGTTTGAAATTAGcgaaaaaattcaaattaaaTGCAATCACCCTAGATGGGGATAGAGCGGATAAAAGAGGTGTGTTAACAGGTGGTTACTTTGATTATCACAAGAGGACAAGACTAGAAAGTTTAAAAAATCTTTCTGATGCAAGAGACTCACATGCACAAACAACAGCTGATTTAGAAACAGTCAAACGGGAACTGGCAATCATCGATTCTGAAATTGATAAGCTAAATGGTGAATTGAGAACTATATCGAACCAAAGAGAAACAATTTTAACTAATGTAGAGCATCAGAGGGTAAAACTGAACAACAAAAAGTCTGAGAAATACGTCCTTGAGGAATCGTTGCAATCTGTCGTGctaaaaagagaaaaagtGGAAACAAATATAAGCATTATTCGGGAAAAAGTCATTTCGTATCAACATGATTTGGAGACAGACTTTGAAAGTGCACTTTCTTCGGAGCAAAAGCAGCTTTTAGAGACCATCAGTGCCTCTATTAGCAAGATTTCCAATGATTTAACAGTAACTTCTGAAGCGCTCGAAAGCATTACGACAACAATAAATACGCTGAATGCAGAACTGAATTCCAAGCTCATACCCCAGCAACAAGATATTGAGTcgaaaatttcagaaattGGCGGAGGTTCCATTGCTCAAGATTTAGTCGAAGAATTAAGGTCGCTAGAATCACAGAGAGAAAGATTAGACTCTGAACAGGAGGAGGccaaaaatgatatctaCACAATTCAGAATGAAATTGACGGCCTAAATGGGGAAAAAAccaataatgaaaaaatattggagAAAGCCAACTCCCAACAACGTCTTCTATTAAAGAAGATTGAGAATTATCAGAAAAGTGTAGAGAAGACACTGATCAAAAAGACAACCCTAGCCTCCAGACGGGATGAGTTACAACAAAAAATCAGAGAAATTGGTTTATTAGCTGAAGATGCATTGAACGATTTTAACAGTCTCTCAAGCGAGGACTTGTTAGAAAAGCTAAATGAAGCCAATTCCGAAATATCGAAGTTGGTAAATGTTAATAAGAGAGCCTTTGAAAACTTCAGAAGGTTCGGCGAAAAGCAAACAGAGTTGGTTGAAAGATCGAGAGAATTAGAGCTGTCTAAAATATCTATTCAGGAActgattgaaaaattaaaggaaCAAAAAATCAATGCAGTTGATAAAACTTTTAGAAAAGTctcagaaaattttgtgaaAGTCTTCGAAACTTTGGTTCCAAGAGGTACCGGTAAATTAGTGATTCACAGGACCAACCAAGAAAATTCCGCCACTCCAGATCTTGAGGATGAAACTAACGATATGGATATAGATGCGCAGCCGATGTATACTGGTGTATCGATTTCTGTGTCATtcaattccaaaaatgATGAGCAACTGCATGTTGAGCAATTGTCAGGAGGACAAAAGACAGTATGTGCAATTGCTCTTATTTTAGCAATTCAAATGGTAGATCCTGCACCATTTTACctatttgatgaaattgatgctGCCTTAGATAAACAATACAGAACTGCTGTTGCGAATACCTTAAAGGAATTGTCCAAAAATGCACAGTTTATATGTACCACATTTAGAACAGATATGTTACAAGTTGCTGACAAGTTTTTCCGTGTGAAGTATgagaataaaatttctagCGTTCTTGAGATAGAAAGGGATGAGGCTATTAATTTCATACGTGGTAGTAGCAGGTTTGCAGATGTCTGA
- the NET1 gene encoding Net1p (similar to Saccharomyces cerevisiae NET1 (YJL076W) and TOF2 (YKR010C); ancestral locus Anc_1.294), whose translation MYKLQIVLLPPSAFTSQSYNNDPNSAIQNISMVSTTTSLSQRRSFFRQRYNPKASKKFLHFTSPSASLSHLADEIIERFNILYPHLTKSICILTLQDINSCDLDPDFIVKDVFNSNNIVHVLLKDDFTNENILSPVSKYSSLDRKNRSHSKKFSFQQPSRISTATHLPTQIRPILESKTLLGTPQFTTVTPYKPNRVEKPHAKPSIHPLANSSKTISETLKIPDPKTVKDLNTSYIQIDRTPFTEVKLTSNEASKTHNIQRTLLRQQSSIADKNGSPVRNNSSMEDITDNVHLAALPKAIHHNHRKEIVDHDVTDNTVLEIEPQKLTEDLQVEHPLLASPSSKADDKPTFDERNEPNVSFNSSFQKSDLISVFENDNITIPPWLAARASNTPRSPSRKKPYTTVLHKDIDNSKPDPRNILPQRTTRVAARKAAQKLAGNTTITKESSAEDSVVSEDDNLSSWSFIDTDNSSGIEENLSFSSDDDNDNDTYNEEMQTDFPAQRPPLKESVVLQHTAEESGDLNDASVENDFPAGISNGGGGSVSPPNGAETIAEKQGDINTEHSDSSHIYSKDTVGIETKLKQVVSMSKLKDIPIYNSGFNGATGNKFASRSIVSKPPLVSQNSTSTQIPITQFLQDLPKTTKTINHTASKSMFHSLPTKMRPSLSSMSDLANRAGVQKLGLVMLEKVRNFDGMSEEEPDAIELDHSDSDSHTKLV comes from the coding sequence ATGTACAAATTACAGATCGTACTGTTACCTCCGTCTGCTTTCACCTCACAAAGTTACAATAATGATCCAAATAGTGccattcaaaatatttccaTGGTAAGTACTACTACAAGCTTATCCCAACGCAGATCGTTCTTTCGACAAAGATATAATCCAAAGGCAAGTAAAAAATTCCTACATTTCACTAGTCCCTCAGCATCTCTCTCTCATTTGGCCGATGAAATCATCGAAAGgttcaatattttgtacCCTCATTTAACCAAATCAATATGTATACTCACTTTACAAGATATAAATTCTTGTGATCTAGACCCAGATTTTATTGTCAAAGACGTATTCAACTCAAATAATATAGTTCATGTTCTTCTAAAAGATGATTTcacaaatgaaaatattttgtctCCAGTCTCTAAATATAGTAGTCTCGATAGAAAGAACCGATCAcattccaaaaaattcagTTTTCAACAACCGTCAAGAATCTCTACAGCCACCCACTTACCAACCCAAATCCGTCCTATACTAGAATCGAAAACTTTGTTAGGTACTCCACAATTCACTACGGTAACACCATATAAACCAAACCGTGTAGAAAAACCACATGCGAAGCCATCCATACATCCATTGGCGAACTCCAGTAAGACAATCTcagaaactttgaaaattccaGACCCCAAAACGGTAAAGGACTTGAACACCAGttatattcaaattgatagaACCCCCTTTACCGAAGTCAAACTCACTTCTAATGAAGCCTCAAAAACACATAACATTCAGCGCACTTTGCTGCGTCAACAGAGCTCAATTGCTGATAAGAATGGCTCTCCAGTGAGGAATAATTCCTCAATGGAGGATATTACTGATAATGTCCATTTGGCTGCCTTGCCGAAAGCCATTCATCATAATCATCGTAAGGAAATAGTAGATCATGACGTTACAGATAACACTGTATTAGAGATTGAGCCACAGAAACTCACCGAAGATTTACAGGTAGAACATCCATTACTTGCATCTCCTTCCTCAAAAGCCGATGACAAACCAACTTTTGACGAAAGAAATGAACCAAATGTAAGTTTTAATTcaagttttcaaaaaagcGATCTTATTAGtgtatttgaaaatgacaaCATCACTATCCCACCTTGGTTGGCCGCAAGAGCTTCCAATACACCACGCTCGccatcaagaaaaaaaccCTATACTACTGTTTTGCATAAGGATATTGATAACTCGAAACCAGATCCAAGAAATATATTACCCCAGAGGACTACAAGAGTAGCCGCTAGAAAAGCAGCACAGAAGCTGGCAGGAAACACAACTATTACAAAAGAGAGTTCTGCTGAAGACTCAGTTGTGAGTGAAGATGACAATCTTTCCTCATGGAGCTTTATTGATACTGACAATAGTAGTGGTATTGAGgaaaatctttctttttctagtgatgatgataatgacaatGATACTTACAATGAAGAAATGCAGACAGATTTTCCTGCACAAAGACCGCCTTTGAAAGAATCTGTCGTTTTACAACACACTGCCGAAGAATCAGGTGATCTTAATGATGCATCAGTAGAAAACGACTTTCCTGCAGGTATTAGTAATGGAGGGGGAGGGAGTGTATCACCGCCAAATGGTGCTGAAACGATAGCTGAGAAACAAGGCGATATCAATACGGAGCATTCCGATTCTTCgcatatatattcaaaagataCTGTAGGTATTGAAACCAAGTTGAAACAGGTAGTAAGCATGTCAAAACTGAAAGACATTCCGATATATAATTCTGGTTTCAACGGCGCAACAGGGAATAAATTTGCATCCAGGAGTATCGTTTCCAAACCACCACTAGTGTCCCAAAATTCTACCTCCACTCAAATCCCTATTACTCAGTTTTTACAAGACCTGCCAAAAACAACGAAAACCATTAATCACACAGCTTCTAAGAGCATGTTTCATAGTTTACCAACGAAAATGCGGCCTTCATTGAGTTCCATGTCTGATTTGGCTAATAGAGCTGGTGTTCAAAAGCTTGGTTTAGTTATGCTGGAAAAAgtaagaaattttgatggcATGAGTGAGGAAGAGCCCGATGCGATTGAATTAGATCATAGTGACAGTGACAGTCATACTAAGTTGGTATAA